A section of the Leptospira semungkisensis genome encodes:
- the hslV gene encoding ATP-dependent protease subunit HslV translates to MQDSIHPSKIHATTILCVRKNGKVAIAGDGQVSFGNTVMKNTARKVRKLYSDKIVSGFAGSAADAFTLFELFEKKVQEYGGSLSRSAVELAREWRSDRALRRLEAMLIVADKDESFLVSGTGDVISPDDGILAIGSGGNYALSAARALYNHTNLDPVQIVKEAMNIAADICIYTNHNIIVEEIGQ, encoded by the coding sequence ATGCAAGACTCGATTCATCCAAGTAAAATACACGCCACCACAATCCTATGTGTTCGTAAGAACGGAAAAGTAGCCATAGCGGGAGACGGACAGGTTTCTTTCGGAAACACTGTCATGAAAAACACTGCCCGCAAGGTTCGTAAGCTATATTCAGACAAGATCGTATCGGGCTTTGCTGGCTCCGCTGCCGACGCATTCACCTTATTCGAGTTATTCGAAAAGAAAGTGCAGGAATATGGAGGAAGTCTCTCCAGAAGTGCAGTAGAACTCGCGAGAGAATGGAGATCCGACAGAGCGCTTCGTAGATTAGAGGCAATGCTTATCGTTGCCGACAAGGACGAGTCTTTTTTAGTTTCAGGAACGGGAGATGTAATCTCTCCTGACGATGGAATACTCGCCATTGGATCCGGAGGGAATTATGCACTCTCTGCAGCAAGAGCACTTTATAACCATACGAACTTAGATCCGGTCCAGATCGTAAAAGAAGCCATGAATATCGCGGCAGACATTTGCATTTATACAAATCATAATATTATCGTGGAGGAAATCGGGCAATGA
- the xerA gene encoding site-specific tyrosine recombinase/integron integrase, whose product MSEYAVKIPEFTSETLNSAARRFHEYLRVEKNYSQNTLNAYLLDLKSFFEFCQQEQLEIYELESVDVRSYFAYLSKNQGLDRRTQSRKLSSLRTFYKVLLKDNLIPNNPILSVSFPKTRKQVPRNFKIEETESILEYENENASEILNLRDKAIIEVLYSTGLRVFELVDATLTQLSADHSILKVMGKRRKERFVYLGKEAIASLKEYLDVRSRFRPRCDEIFLNQKGNKLTTRGVRYILNERRKRMGWDKPITPHKFRHTFATDLLDAGADIRAVQELLGHSSLSTTQVYLSVSKEKIKEVYRKAHPHARLDSSK is encoded by the coding sequence GTGAGCGAATACGCAGTCAAAATCCCAGAATTTACCTCGGAGACATTAAACTCTGCCGCCCGGAGATTTCACGAATACTTGAGAGTTGAAAAAAACTATTCTCAGAATACTTTGAATGCGTATCTCTTGGATTTAAAATCCTTCTTCGAATTCTGCCAACAAGAACAACTCGAGATCTACGAATTAGAATCGGTTGATGTTCGCTCTTATTTTGCATATCTCTCCAAAAACCAAGGACTGGACAGAAGGACCCAAAGTAGAAAACTTTCCAGCCTTAGAACTTTCTATAAGGTTTTATTAAAAGATAATCTAATACCCAATAATCCTATTCTTTCGGTAAGCTTCCCAAAAACCAGAAAGCAAGTGCCAAGAAATTTTAAGATAGAAGAGACAGAAAGTATTCTTGAATACGAAAACGAGAACGCCTCCGAGATCTTAAATCTAAGAGACAAGGCAATCATTGAAGTATTGTATTCTACCGGGCTTAGGGTATTCGAGCTGGTAGATGCTACGTTAACGCAATTATCTGCGGATCATTCCATTCTGAAAGTCATGGGAAAGAGAAGAAAGGAAAGATTCGTTTATTTAGGAAAAGAAGCGATCGCAAGCTTGAAAGAATATCTAGACGTTCGTTCTAGGTTCCGTCCCAGATGTGATGAAATTTTTCTGAACCAAAAGGGAAATAAACTGACGACGAGAGGGGTTCGTTATATTTTGAACGAGAGAAGGAAACGAATGGGATGGGACAAACCCATTACTCCCCATAAATTCCGTCACACGTTCGCAACGGACTTACTCGATGCGGGAGCGGATATTCGCGCCGTTCAGGAGCTCTTGGGGCATTCCTCTCTATCCACCACACAGGTTTATCTAAGTGTGAGTAAGGAAAAGATTAAAGAGGTCTACCGAAAGGCTCATCCCCATGCAAGACTCGATTCATCCAAGTAA
- the pth gene encoding aminoacyl-tRNA hydrolase, with amino-acid sequence MANLKILLVGLGNPGPKYEKNRHNIGFLVLDDLAKDWGVSLSSSSKEEKGKIDKDGISFHLLKPLEFMNLSGRAIAELSRKNGIQPENILVIHDEVDFPFAKLKFKLNGGHGGHNGLRDIIEKLGSPNFHRLRFGVGKPGDSSLTSGHVLANFNKEEISQFPELFTQAKQKISDWVRERQILFSKASDR; translated from the coding sequence ATGGCAAACCTAAAAATTTTATTAGTAGGTCTCGGAAATCCCGGACCAAAATACGAAAAGAACCGTCACAATATCGGATTTCTTGTGTTAGACGATCTAGCCAAGGATTGGGGAGTATCTCTGTCCTCTTCTTCCAAAGAGGAGAAAGGAAAAATAGATAAGGACGGTATCTCCTTTCATCTATTAAAGCCTTTGGAGTTTATGAATCTCTCCGGAAGAGCGATCGCAGAACTTTCTAGAAAGAACGGGATCCAACCTGAGAATATTCTAGTCATTCACGACGAAGTGGACTTTCCTTTTGCCAAACTGAAATTCAAACTGAACGGAGGACACGGGGGCCACAACGGCTTGAGAGATATTATCGAGAAATTAGGCTCTCCCAATTTCCACCGTCTTCGGTTCGGGGTAGGAAAACCGGGAGACAGTTCTCTTACTTCAGGACATGTTCTAGCGAATTTTAATAAGGAAGAAATCTCTCAGTTCCCTGAATTATTCACTCAGGCAAAACAAAAAATCTCGGATTGGGTCCGGGAAAGACAGATCCTTTTTTCAAAAGCCTCCGATAGATAA
- the cimA gene encoding (R)-citramalate synthase CimA: MKEQRSKVQILDVTLRDGEQTRGVSFSASEKLNIAKFLLQNLKVDRVEIASARVSQGELESVRRIMEWANSESVGDRIEILGFVDSHKSVDWILASGAKTLNLLTKGSLKHLEGQLKKSPREHFEEVSETISYAKKNGLEVNIYLEDWSNGYLNSKEYVLDFVSHLSNEPLGKIFLPDTLGVLAPEETYAGISLLTQKYPELHFEFHGHNDYDLSVANCLFAVKAGAKGLHVSVNGLGERAGNSPLEAVITALHDKAGIHTGVDEKAITEASRLVEVFSGKRISANRPVVGEDVFTQTAGVHADGDKKGNLYANPILPERFGRKRSYALGKLAGKASISENLKQLGLVLSPEVEKKVLEKVIELGDKNKTITPEDLPFIIADVSGSSGSQSALKIIDCKINSGLGIRPKAFVALELNGKQYSEEGEGDGGYDAFMSALANIATKAGISIPRLVDYEVRIPPGGKTDALVETMITWNKAVENHEEENFKTIGVHSDQTIAAVLATEKMLNLILQAWQT, from the coding sequence ATGAAGGAACAAAGATCCAAGGTGCAAATTCTGGATGTGACTCTTCGAGATGGAGAGCAGACTAGAGGCGTAAGCTTCTCCGCATCCGAAAAATTGAATATTGCAAAATTCCTTCTGCAAAACCTGAAAGTGGATCGTGTAGAGATCGCTTCCGCAAGAGTTTCTCAGGGAGAACTAGAAAGCGTTCGCCGCATCATGGAATGGGCCAATTCGGAATCCGTAGGAGATCGGATCGAGATCCTAGGCTTTGTGGACTCTCATAAAAGTGTGGATTGGATTTTAGCTTCCGGTGCAAAGACCCTCAACTTACTCACAAAAGGATCTCTCAAACATTTAGAAGGACAACTCAAGAAAAGTCCCAGGGAGCATTTCGAAGAAGTTTCCGAAACCATTTCTTATGCTAAGAAGAATGGCCTCGAAGTTAATATATATTTAGAAGATTGGTCCAACGGATATTTAAATAGCAAAGAATACGTTTTGGACTTCGTTTCTCATCTTTCCAATGAACCTTTAGGAAAAATCTTTCTTCCGGATACATTAGGAGTTTTGGCTCCAGAAGAAACGTATGCAGGGATCTCACTTCTTACCCAGAAATATCCAGAGCTTCATTTCGAATTCCATGGGCATAATGATTACGATCTTTCCGTAGCAAATTGTTTGTTTGCTGTAAAAGCGGGAGCTAAAGGTTTACACGTTAGCGTAAATGGCCTTGGCGAAAGAGCGGGAAATTCTCCTTTGGAAGCAGTGATCACTGCATTGCATGATAAGGCCGGAATTCACACCGGAGTGGACGAAAAAGCGATCACGGAAGCAAGCAGACTCGTGGAAGTGTTTAGCGGAAAAAGGATCTCAGCAAATCGTCCTGTCGTAGGAGAAGACGTATTCACTCAAACTGCAGGAGTGCACGCGGACGGAGATAAAAAAGGAAATCTATACGCAAACCCGATCCTTCCGGAAAGATTCGGAAGAAAGAGAAGCTACGCTCTAGGCAAACTAGCAGGAAAGGCAAGCATCTCAGAAAACCTAAAACAATTGGGGCTCGTGCTTTCTCCGGAGGTCGAAAAGAAAGTCTTAGAAAAAGTGATCGAACTTGGAGACAAGAACAAGACGATTACTCCAGAAGATCTTCCGTTTATCATTGCAGACGTATCTGGTTCTTCTGGCTCCCAATCTGCATTAAAGATTATAGACTGCAAGATCAACTCCGGGTTAGGCATTCGTCCCAAAGCATTCGTTGCCCTGGAATTAAATGGCAAGCAATACTCAGAAGAAGGAGAAGGGGATGGAGGCTATGATGCATTCATGTCCGCTCTCGCAAATATAGCTACTAAAGCAGGCATCTCCATTCCAAGACTCGTGGACTATGAAGTTCGTATTCCTCCTGGAGGAAAAACGGACGCGTTAGTCGAAACCATGATCACCTGGAACAAAGCTGTAGAGAACCACGAAGAAGAGAATTTTAAGACCATAGGCGTTCATAGCGACCAAACCATCGCTGCAGTACTCGCCACCGAGAAAATGTTGAACCTGATCCTCCAAGCATGGCAAACCTAA
- a CDS encoding Smr/MutS family protein, translating into MPRDKGSGRNQKGPRTIYIRKMRFEEAYRILDKEIQEAFLKGETLVEVIHGIGEGVLRKMTEDYIRNHSYLKVLEDAGLNIGNPGSTLIEIMGPSAEDLKKYLK; encoded by the coding sequence ATGCCGAGAGATAAAGGTTCCGGAAGAAACCAGAAAGGTCCGAGAACAATTTATATCCGCAAGATGAGATTCGAAGAAGCGTATCGGATCCTGGACAAAGAGATTCAAGAAGCTTTCTTGAAAGGGGAAACCCTAGTCGAGGTGATCCACGGGATTGGAGAAGGAGTCTTGCGTAAAATGACCGAGGATTATATCCGAAATCATTCTTACCTAAAAGTCCTCGAAGACGCAGGGTTAAATATAGGAAATCCGGGATCTACTCTGATCGAGATCATGGGCCCTTCGGCGGAAGATTTAAAGAAGTACTTAAAATGA
- a CDS encoding phosphatase domain-containing protein, whose product MAEEQDRKISRNTEKRRAAICGGTLGRENRYYIRGQVVDIGITEDMTDPKDWDLFTGLFKGQEKEITPFLDYGLESVRKPILLAEIVDGSGNVLHRSPEIRGDESGFFFHEFTFPLKPGNYQFYIHFLKPDSYRQFGKDLAYLNTPGKHELVSQSLIGKGALRILSEDYSGLVTTSDIDQTYLATDIHSNKGKISTLFETSEQKLPLPGMPTLFRELRENTSDSPLCFISASPHFFRRTLLSTFRVQQVRTESLHLKYLEGTIKGMVDKFWDTLSHPTRFLTEGLWGALERVRKFAGSSFQSLFDQLAYKLTILLRDRIYLPTNSKEILMGDNTESDYLIFILYQVILTGALQGKELEDYLYKLNFLGRDAITRDNAKLIRELAEENRRIHGDINPVELVLVNKTELGPPSEEMQWNVRGALPTGIDPWKNPDIKAYLPTDGALGFALILVEKEILDLSSVLKIAGEMAGQWFEGKVIDSSFLLELAKKLELPQDVRPIHKKFVKTLKEVLEV is encoded by the coding sequence TTGGCAGAAGAACAAGATCGCAAAATTTCCCGGAATACGGAAAAGAGAAGAGCCGCAATCTGCGGAGGTACTCTAGGTAGAGAAAATCGTTACTATATCCGCGGACAAGTCGTGGATATAGGTATCACCGAAGATATGACAGACCCGAAGGATTGGGATCTGTTTACCGGCTTATTCAAGGGGCAGGAAAAAGAGATCACTCCTTTTCTGGACTATGGTCTCGAGTCCGTGCGTAAACCAATCCTTCTCGCAGAAATTGTGGACGGATCCGGAAATGTTTTGCATAGATCTCCGGAGATCAGAGGAGACGAAAGCGGCTTCTTCTTTCATGAGTTTACTTTCCCGCTCAAGCCTGGAAATTATCAGTTCTATATCCATTTCTTAAAGCCGGATTCTTACAGACAGTTCGGAAAGGACCTAGCTTACTTAAACACTCCCGGAAAACACGAGTTAGTTTCTCAAAGTTTGATCGGAAAGGGAGCATTACGTATTCTGTCCGAAGATTACTCTGGGTTAGTCACCACTTCGGATATAGACCAAACCTATCTTGCAACGGATATCCATTCGAATAAAGGAAAGATTTCCACTCTATTCGAGACTTCAGAACAGAAACTTCCCTTGCCTGGGATGCCGACTCTATTCAGAGAACTGAGAGAGAATACGAGTGATTCTCCTCTTTGCTTCATTTCGGCGAGCCCTCATTTTTTCAGAAGAACCCTTCTCTCCACATTTCGCGTGCAGCAAGTACGAACAGAATCCCTTCACTTAAAATATTTAGAAGGTACCATCAAAGGAATGGTGGATAAGTTTTGGGATACCTTATCTCATCCTACTCGATTTTTGACGGAAGGACTTTGGGGAGCGCTCGAAAGAGTGCGTAAGTTTGCGGGATCTTCTTTTCAGAGCTTATTCGATCAATTGGCTTATAAGCTTACCATTCTCTTAAGAGATAGGATCTATCTTCCTACGAATTCGAAAGAGATTTTAATGGGAGATAATACCGAAAGCGATTATCTGATCTTCATATTATACCAAGTCATTCTAACAGGAGCTCTCCAGGGAAAGGAGCTAGAAGATTATCTCTATAAATTGAATTTTCTAGGAAGGGATGCAATCACTCGGGACAATGCAAAACTCATCCGAGAACTTGCCGAAGAAAACAGAAGAATTCACGGAGATATCAATCCGGTCGAATTAGTACTCGTGAATAAGACTGAACTTGGGCCTCCTTCCGAGGAAATGCAATGGAATGTAAGAGGAGCTCTTCCTACCGGAATAGATCCTTGGAAAAATCCGGATATAAAAGCATACCTTCCAACCGACGGTGCTTTAGGATTCGCTCTGATTCTAGTCGAAAAGGAGATCTTGGACCTTTCTTCCGTTTTGAAAATTGCAGGCGAAATGGCTGGCCAATGGTTTGAAGGAAAGGTAATCGACTCGAGTTTCTTATTGGAACTTGCAAAAAAGCTGGAACTTCCGCAAGACGTTCGGCCTATTCATAAGAAATTCGTAAAGACATTGAAAGAAGTGCTCGAAGTTTAG
- a CDS encoding DedA family protein, producing the protein MQFTGFDSYIQILLDWVAGLPSALVWFFFAFSNLTENVFPPWPGDTVTAFGGFLLARGGIGFWELATSTLFGNLAGAWIMYSFGHKLLDWLKTKEFPFKSELYNEDSIQKTLDWFSRNSTLVVIFSRFSAGIRFFVSIVAGMTDMSPAVFFSYFSLAVFLWCGILIYGGFYLGSHWEKVLEFLSLYNRIATATLILAVLGFILYKKVIEKKKA; encoded by the coding sequence ATGCAATTTACCGGATTCGATTCATACATCCAGATCCTTTTGGATTGGGTCGCCGGTCTGCCCAGCGCTCTCGTTTGGTTCTTCTTTGCCTTTTCCAATTTAACCGAAAACGTTTTTCCTCCTTGGCCGGGAGATACTGTCACCGCATTCGGAGGATTCTTACTTGCAAGAGGAGGGATCGGTTTCTGGGAATTGGCCACGAGCACTCTATTCGGAAATCTTGCAGGCGCTTGGATCATGTATTCCTTCGGCCACAAACTCTTGGATTGGCTGAAGACAAAAGAATTTCCTTTTAAATCGGAATTATACAACGAGGATTCTATCCAAAAGACATTGGATTGGTTTTCCAGAAACAGTACTCTCGTAGTGATCTTTTCCCGTTTTTCAGCGGGAATACGATTCTTTGTTTCGATTGTGGCGGGAATGACGGACATGAGCCCCGCAGTCTTCTTCTCTTATTTTTCCTTAGCAGTATTCTTATGGTGCGGAATACTGATCTACGGAGGTTTCTATTTGGGAAGCCATTGGGAGAAGGTATTGGAATTTCTTTCTCTCTACAATAGGATAGCGACTGCGACTCTTATACTCGCCGTCCTTGGATTTATACTTTATAAAAAGGTAATAGAAAAGAAAAAAGCCTAA
- a CDS encoding AI-2E family transporter, translating to MPDKDGMDATNRKIFNIVLGIFCLGAATLLFVVLRPYFYSALVALILYLATRKQYKQLRRLVGPRFESFAPWIMIGSVCMIVLLPSYFMIRTLIEESLSILFKIRISLSEDKIIDTMMNLNILTDLVTDNPFFWVKLPEIYGEFARNYIDILNLDSLYAVLSNASSFILGSIDLPAGIIMNLFFSVLLLFFFYQDGRKIERFILDNLPFSAEVEEQVGRKIAAAVQTVFKGNLIVSIMQGAGIYILLLFAKISNPFLYASLAAFFSLIPVIGTSVVWLPIGLYLMFIENNIIGASFFMIMGLTLYIVLENVVKPKMLDKKLRIHPLLIFLSLIGGIQEFGIMGLVLGPVAVTMVVILWDFWKLYRKDFFAS from the coding sequence ATGCCCGATAAGGACGGAATGGACGCAACAAACAGAAAGATATTCAATATCGTTCTGGGGATTTTTTGCCTGGGAGCGGCGACACTGCTCTTCGTGGTATTAAGGCCTTATTTCTATTCCGCATTGGTTGCCTTGATCCTTTATCTCGCAACCCGAAAGCAGTACAAGCAACTCAGAAGACTTGTAGGTCCTCGTTTCGAGTCTTTCGCTCCTTGGATCATGATCGGTTCTGTCTGTATGATCGTGCTTCTTCCTTCTTATTTTATGATCCGAACTTTGATAGAAGAATCTCTTTCTATCCTATTCAAGATTCGTATCTCTCTTTCGGAAGATAAGATCATAGATACGATGATGAATCTGAATATCCTTACGGATCTTGTTACGGACAATCCTTTCTTTTGGGTGAAACTCCCCGAAATCTATGGAGAGTTTGCGAGAAATTATATAGATATTCTGAACCTAGACAGCTTGTACGCGGTATTGAGCAATGCATCTTCCTTTATTCTGGGTTCCATCGATCTTCCTGCCGGGATTATCATGAATCTATTCTTTTCCGTTCTACTCTTGTTCTTCTTCTATCAAGACGGAAGAAAGATAGAAAGGTTTATCTTGGACAACCTTCCCTTCTCCGCAGAAGTAGAGGAACAGGTTGGAAGAAAGATTGCTGCCGCCGTGCAGACAGTATTTAAAGGAAATCTAATCGTTTCCATCATGCAAGGAGCGGGAATTTATATCCTTTTACTCTTTGCTAAGATCTCTAACCCGTTTTTATACGCGAGTCTTGCTGCCTTCTTCTCTCTTATTCCTGTGATTGGAACTTCGGTAGTTTGGCTTCCGATCGGACTGTATTTGATGTTCATAGAGAATAATATCATAGGCGCAAGCTTCTTCATGATCATGGGCCTGACTCTCTATATCGTTTTAGAAAACGTAGTCAAACCGAAGATGTTGGATAAGAAATTGAGGATCCATCCTCTTTTGATCTTTCTCTCTCTTATCGGAGGGATCCAAGAATTCGGGATCATGGGACTGGTGCTTGGGCCGGTAGCGGTTACCATGGTAGTGATCCTTTGGGATTTCTGGAAATTGTACAGAAAAGATTTTTTTGCCAGCTAA
- the xseA gene encoding exodeoxyribonuclease VII large subunit produces MEESKPLSVSEVNSIIKQLLTGPEILRNICVQGEISNYSKSHQGHIYFNLKDPKSLIACTFFSYSNGRYKGKSLENGMEIKAYGTVSVYEPRGQYNLNISKVEELGQGDLLLQVEALKQKLAAQGVFDPDRKRSLPAFPWRIGVATSPTGAAIEDIIRIAKQRFPKIDILISPCLVQGDGAPDSIVSAIRELNDARWDVDLIIAGRGGGSYEDLMAFNEEKVVLAFAESRVPIISAVGHQIDSVLSDLAADHFAPTPTAAAEMAVPEMEAVEAELSEIEIRLKTALKNQAVNLKEKLRILTNKKAFIEPRSMLNDRILQLDEISSRIHLLGKNYIMTSQNRFTPIANALSTSFKTQLERKRKEFQLLSGKVDGFSPLGTLKRGYSVVRKKGKKVVTSPSQLEKEEELEVILAEGRIRVSYQGEIK; encoded by the coding sequence ATGGAAGAAAGCAAACCTCTTTCCGTTTCGGAAGTCAATTCCATCATCAAGCAGTTACTGACCGGGCCGGAGATTCTCAGGAATATCTGCGTGCAGGGCGAGATCTCGAATTATTCGAAATCTCACCAAGGTCATATTTACTTCAATCTAAAGGATCCTAAATCCTTAATTGCCTGTACCTTCTTCTCTTATAGCAATGGAAGATATAAAGGAAAGTCTCTTGAAAACGGAATGGAGATTAAGGCGTACGGAACTGTTTCCGTTTACGAGCCTAGGGGACAATACAATTTAAATATTTCTAAAGTAGAAGAGCTGGGCCAGGGAGATCTACTGCTACAAGTAGAAGCTCTCAAGCAAAAGCTCGCGGCTCAGGGAGTATTCGACCCTGATAGAAAGCGTAGTCTCCCTGCTTTTCCTTGGAGGATAGGTGTTGCCACTTCTCCCACAGGAGCGGCGATCGAGGATATTATCCGGATCGCAAAACAAAGGTTTCCTAAGATAGATATTTTGATCTCTCCTTGCTTAGTCCAGGGAGATGGAGCTCCTGACTCTATCGTGAGCGCGATCCGAGAATTGAACGATGCTCGTTGGGATGTGGATCTCATCATTGCAGGCCGAGGCGGAGGTAGCTACGAGGATCTCATGGCATTCAATGAGGAGAAGGTTGTACTTGCATTTGCCGAGTCCAGAGTGCCTATCATTTCTGCTGTGGGCCACCAGATTGATTCAGTGCTCTCCGATCTGGCAGCCGATCATTTTGCTCCTACACCTACTGCAGCGGCTGAAATGGCAGTACCCGAAATGGAAGCGGTCGAAGCGGAACTTTCCGAAATAGAAATCCGTTTAAAGACGGCTCTGAAGAACCAAGCGGTGAATTTAAAGGAAAAGCTACGAATTCTTACGAATAAGAAAGCATTCATAGAACCTAGATCCATGCTAAACGATAGGATCCTACAGTTGGATGAGATCAGCTCCCGCATCCATCTTCTGGGAAAAAATTATATCATGACCTCGCAGAACCGATTTACGCCGATCGCAAATGCTCTATCGACTTCCTTTAAGACTCAATTGGAAAGAAAGAGAAAGGAATTCCAACTTCTCTCAGGAAAGGTGGATGGGTTCTCTCCTTTAGGGACCTTAAAGAGAGGATATTCCGTAGTTAGAAAGAAGGGAAAAAAAGTCGTTACTTCTCCGAGCCAATTGGAGAAAGAGGAAGAACTCGAGGTCATTTTGGCGGAAGGAAGGATCCGAGTCTCATACCAGGGTGAAATCAAATGA
- a CDS encoding exodeoxyribonuclease VII small subunit yields the protein MTKKTEISFEQALTELEQIAENLERGQLTLEESIKSYERGMELKTICQSILAEAEGKIEYLSKSGAGETQKKTASPKSETSSRAATPPSTDEELF from the coding sequence ATGACAAAGAAGACGGAAATTAGTTTCGAACAGGCCTTAACCGAATTGGAGCAGATCGCTGAGAATTTGGAAAGAGGACAATTGACCCTAGAAGAAAGTATTAAATCCTACGAAAGAGGAATGGAATTAAAAACAATCTGCCAATCCATCTTGGCCGAAGCCGAAGGAAAGATAGAATATCTGTCTAAATCCGGCGCTGGAGAGACCCAAAAGAAAACCGCAAGTCCTAAATCGGAAACCTCTTCCAGAGCAGCTACTCCTCCATCAACTGACGAAGAATTATTCTGA
- a CDS encoding DUF2752 domain-containing protein, which produces MPDSVFSRSILFILTKNAIFLTFLLVTCVLIAKNFPLDTESEYWFTVCWWKHLTGWDCPGCGLSRAVICFFRGDLSRSWEYHPYGIPVSFLGIFLFGLRWNISKSEWKKFLNGKNFGIFSWVFLLGLFVWYFQKQFLN; this is translated from the coding sequence ATGCCAGACTCGGTCTTTTCTCGCAGCATTCTTTTCATTCTAACTAAGAATGCCATTTTCCTCACCTTTCTCCTTGTTACTTGTGTATTGATCGCAAAGAATTTTCCTTTAGATACCGAATCCGAGTATTGGTTTACGGTCTGCTGGTGGAAACATCTCACCGGCTGGGATTGTCCTGGTTGCGGATTGAGTAGGGCAGTGATCTGCTTTTTTAGAGGAGATCTTTCTCGTTCTTGGGAATATCATCCGTATGGTATCCCGGTTTCTTTTTTAGGGATCTTTCTTTTCGGATTAAGATGGAATATTAGTAAAAGTGAATGGAAGAAATTCCTAAACGGAAAAAATTTCGGGATCTTTTCCTGGGTGTTTCTGTTAGGATTATTTGTTTGGTATTTTCAAAAACAATTTTTGAATTAA
- a CDS encoding DUF5684 domain-containing protein, translating into MEESSGSGIGGIIVLIVYLAIAVLFIYSFWKIFEKAGKPGWAAIIPFYNLYVLLEVVGRPGWWLLLYFIPCVNLVVAILVAIDLAKSFGKTAGYAILFIFAVGYPILAFSDAKYAGPAAKSA; encoded by the coding sequence ATGGAAGAAAGTTCAGGTTCAGGGATTGGCGGTATTATAGTCCTGATCGTTTATCTAGCGATCGCAGTACTATTTATTTATTCCTTTTGGAAGATTTTCGAAAAAGCGGGCAAACCGGGTTGGGCAGCGATTATTCCCTTCTATAACCTATATGTTCTGTTAGAAGTCGTAGGAAGACCAGGCTGGTGGCTTCTTCTTTACTTCATTCCTTGCGTTAACTTGGTCGTCGCGATCCTAGTCGCAATCGATCTGGCGAAATCCTTCGGCAAGACTGCAGGTTATGCGATCCTGTTTATCTTTGCGGTAGGGTATCCTATTCTTGCATTCTCGGATGCGAAATATGCAGGACCGGCAGCTAAGTCTGCTTAA